In Deinococcus aerophilus, one genomic interval encodes:
- the chrA gene encoding chromate efflux transporter, translating into MSALVPALEVFLVFLRLGLTSFGGPVAHLGYYRAELVVRRGWFTEAGYAELVAVAQFLPGPASSQVGMASGLLRAGWPGLLAAWVGFTLPSAAVMFALALGMARWGEVEGAGWLAGLKVAAVAVVAQAVAGLWGQLVTDRRRAVLALGVAAALLVLPGAGAQVGALLVCALAGWHLLPAPQSTERGLPAVPVSRRVGATLLLVCGAGLVLLPLLAPLSEVWALLNATFRAGALVFGGGHVVLPLLEAGFVPALVSHEHFVAGYGAANAVPGPLFTFATFLGAAQTQMPPLWGAVIATLGVFLPGALLMAGTLPFWAVLAARPGARSALAGLNAGVVGLLLAALYTPVFTGGVRGPRDLAVAVLAYAALTAGRLPAWAVVLACAAVGWAVL; encoded by the coding sequence ATGTCCGCCCTGGTGCCTGCCCTGGAAGTCTTTCTCGTGTTTCTGCGTCTGGGCCTGACCAGTTTTGGCGGTCCGGTGGCGCACCTGGGGTATTACCGCGCGGAGCTGGTGGTGCGCCGGGGATGGTTCACGGAAGCCGGGTATGCCGAGCTGGTCGCCGTGGCACAGTTCCTGCCCGGCCCGGCGAGTTCGCAGGTGGGCATGGCCTCGGGCCTGCTTCGAGCCGGCTGGCCGGGGCTGCTCGCGGCGTGGGTGGGCTTCACCCTGCCCAGCGCCGCCGTGATGTTCGCCCTCGCGCTGGGCATGGCACGCTGGGGAGAGGTGGAGGGCGCAGGCTGGCTCGCGGGCCTGAAGGTCGCGGCGGTGGCGGTGGTGGCCCAGGCTGTCGCGGGGCTGTGGGGCCAGCTGGTCACAGACCGGCGGCGGGCAGTCCTGGCCCTGGGCGTGGCGGCGGCGCTGCTGGTGCTGCCGGGAGCCGGAGCGCAGGTGGGGGCGCTGCTCGTCTGCGCGCTGGCCGGCTGGCATTTGTTGCCGGCCCCGCAGAGCACAGAGCGTGGTCTGCCCGCCGTGCCGGTCTCCCGCCGGGTGGGAGCCACGTTGCTCCTGGTCTGCGGGGCCGGATTGGTGCTGTTGCCGCTGCTGGCCCCCCTGAGCGAGGTATGGGCGCTGCTGAACGCCACCTTCCGCGCCGGAGCCCTGGTGTTTGGCGGCGGACATGTGGTGCTGCCGCTGCTGGAAGCAGGGTTCGTGCCAGCCCTCGTGTCGCACGAACACTTTGTGGCGGGCTACGGAGCGGCCAACGCGGTCCCGGGCCCGCTGTTCACCTTCGCCACCTTTCTGGGTGCGGCGCAGACTCAGATGCCGCCGCTGTGGGGCGCGGTGATCGCCACGCTGGGTGTATTCCTGCCCGGCGCCCTGCTGATGGCCGGCACCCTGCCGTTTTGGGCGGTCCTGGCGGCCCGGCCCGGTGCCCGCAGCGCCCTGGCCGGGCTGAATGCCGGGGTCGTGGGCCTGCTGCTCGCGGCGCTGTACACCCCGGTCTTTACCGGCGGCGTCCGCGGACCGCGCGACCTGGCTGTGGCTGTGCTCGCCTACGCCGCCCTCACGGCGGGGCGGCTGCCCGCATGGGCCGTGGTGCTGGCCTGCGCTGCGGTGGGATGGGCCGTGCTGTAA
- a CDS encoding YkgJ family cysteine cluster protein has protein sequence MDRFAAPPGYPLRSQSVRDCTGCGACCAAPDIHALRKPLGVPCPNLDEGCRCQIYVARPPVCRDYQPDWVCGEVAPLPTLQARTARFLEIYGLTGEAGRDRG, from the coding sequence GTGGACCGCTTTGCCGCGCCGCCCGGGTACCCGCTGCGTTCGCAGTCGGTCCGGGACTGCACCGGGTGTGGAGCGTGCTGCGCGGCCCCCGACATTCACGCCCTGCGCAAGCCGCTGGGGGTGCCGTGCCCGAATCTGGATGAAGGATGCCGCTGCCAGATTTATGTTGCCCGCCCCCCGGTCTGCCGCGATTACCAGCCCGACTGGGTGTGCGGCGAGGTGGCTCCTTTGCCCACCCTGCAGGCGCGTACCGCCCGCTTTCTGGAGATCTACGGGCTGACCGGGGAGGCGGGCCGGGACCGGGGGTAA